One genomic region from Bacillota bacterium encodes:
- the hypB gene encoding hydrogenase nickel incorporation protein HypB, producing the protein MAKKNVEVLESIYSENDRIADGIFKKLSENNVYTVNIMGAPGIGKTSSLIQIIKELEGVKTYVIEGDIESDIDTAKLKSLGITSVQINTGGACHLDANVIDNTIKKLEPLQKGMLFIENIGNLVCPAEFNIGENIKMLISSVTEGADKPYKYPLAFEKAGIILLNKIDLLPYVDFDVEYYKRGIRALNKEVPIFEVSCKTGEGFNEVCSWLKKRI; encoded by the coding sequence ATGGTATTTTTAAAAAGCTTTCGGAAAATAACGTTTATACCGTAAATATCATGGGTGCCCCCGGAATAGGCAAAACTTCAAGCTTGATACAAATTATTAAAGAGCTTGAAGGCGTTAAAACATATGTCATCGAGGGTGACATAGAATCTGACATCGATACTGCAAAGTTGAAATCTCTTGGAATAACAAGCGTACAAATCAATACCGGCGGCGCTTGTCATCTTGATGCTAATGTAATTGATAATACAATAAAAAAGCTTGAGCCTCTTCAAAAAGGCATGCTTTTTATAGAAAACATAGGCAATCTTGTGTGTCCTGCTGAATTCAATATAGGTGAAAATATAAAAATGCTTATTTCATCAGTGACCGAAGGCGCGGATAAACCGTACAAATATCCTCTTGCCTTTGAAAAAGCAGGTATTATCCTATTAAATAAGATAGATTTGCTTCCTTACGTAGATTTCGATGTTGAATACTATAAACGGGGTATAAGGGCTCTAAATAAAGAGGTTCCTATCTTTGAGGTCTCATGCAAAACTGGAGAAGGTTTTAACGAGGTCTGTTCATGGCTGAAAAAAAGGATTTAA
- the hypF gene encoding carbamoyltransferase HypF: protein MAEKKDLNYFVTARIEGVVQGVGFRPFTARLASFYNIKGFVKNESDNVYIEAAGSKEDLLLFLNNIRNSPPAGSKIIIFDISPIEQDEVCFEDFKIIKSTEGKFNLAMPSPDISICGDCLRELFAKDDPRYLNPFISCTNCGPRFTIINKLPYDRGNTTMGEFPLCGLCDFQYKDTADRRCHAQTVCCNKCGPVLTFFDRALTVEGYDALERAVKTIMNGGIIAVKGIGGYHLACSPYEDKTVNNLRLLKGREEKPFAIMFPSIEEIEKLCFINKAESALLLSREKPIVLLERKDTDFSERVYGSSRFLGAFLPYTPLHHLILSKTGPLIMTSANSTTLPIIKDDDEIKKFFIDNNLLDGVISHDRCILRRVDDSVAAVIDGHTQLIRRARGYVPLPIKTSLNNRISILACGSQQKNTTSLSFGSLIYPSTEIGDLDSRETISVYKDTIDDMQKLLGISPTLAVCDLHPLYESTKYALTAGLPVIKVQHHFAHIASVMAENNITSSIIGVAFDGTGYGTDGTIWGGEFLIASPASFTRVGHLKSVKFIGSDDSIKQGWKSALCLLSDAGLAPQSDNAREKLVRAALNSDINTIMSSSMGRVFDAVSSILGICHESGYEGQCAIELENAAAKCMNISSEPTPYPFNINSENEMFIADLSPCLRSIMKAKEEGEEAGFIALRFHSTVCQLILDMCKILREKYDINTVALSGGVFQNRIILSGSFSLLQKDGFKVYTNAIVPPGDGGISLGQAYIGLATASAKEK, encoded by the coding sequence ATGGCTGAAAAAAAGGATTTAAACTATTTTGTTACAGCTCGGATCGAGGGCGTGGTTCAAGGCGTTGGATTCCGCCCTTTTACAGCAAGACTTGCCAGCTTTTATAATATTAAAGGTTTTGTAAAAAACGAAAGCGACAATGTTTATATTGAGGCAGCTGGTAGTAAAGAAGACCTGCTGCTATTTTTAAATAATATAAGAAACAGCCCCCCGGCAGGATCAAAAATAATTATATTTGACATTAGTCCAATAGAACAAGATGAAGTTTGCTTTGAAGATTTTAAGATAATTAAGAGCACAGAGGGCAAATTTAACTTGGCAATGCCCTCACCTGATATATCAATTTGTGGTGACTGCCTGAGAGAGCTTTTTGCAAAAGACGATCCGCGTTACTTAAACCCTTTTATAAGCTGCACAAACTGCGGCCCACGATTTACTATCATTAACAAACTGCCTTATGACAGAGGCAATACCACTATGGGTGAATTTCCGCTTTGCGGCCTTTGCGACTTTCAGTATAAAGATACCGCCGATAGAAGATGCCATGCGCAAACTGTCTGCTGCAATAAATGCGGTCCAGTTTTGACCTTTTTTGATAGAGCATTAACTGTCGAAGGCTATGATGCTTTAGAACGTGCAGTAAAAACTATTATGAACGGCGGCATAATCGCTGTTAAGGGTATAGGCGGCTATCATCTGGCGTGCAGCCCCTATGAGGATAAGACTGTAAACAATCTCAGGCTTCTTAAAGGTCGGGAAGAGAAGCCTTTTGCTATAATGTTCCCTTCAATTGAAGAAATAGAAAAACTCTGCTTTATAAACAAAGCAGAGTCAGCCCTTTTGTTATCGCGTGAAAAACCTATAGTTCTATTAGAAAGAAAAGATACAGATTTTTCTGAAAGAGTGTATGGCAGCAGCAGATTTTTAGGCGCTTTTTTGCCTTATACCCCCCTTCATCACCTTATCCTATCAAAAACCGGCCCTCTTATAATGACCAGCGCAAACAGCACAACTTTACCGATAATAAAAGATGATGATGAAATAAAGAAATTCTTTATTGATAATAACCTTTTAGACGGGGTTATAAGCCATGACCGCTGCATTCTTCGCCGTGTCGATGATTCAGTCGCTGCCGTTATTGACGGGCACACACAGTTAATCCGCAGAGCCAGAGGCTATGTTCCTCTTCCTATAAAAACTTCTTTAAATAATCGGATTTCAATACTCGCCTGCGGGTCACAGCAAAAAAATACAACCTCTCTTTCTTTTGGCTCGTTAATCTATCCAAGCACTGAAATTGGTGATCTAGACAGCCGCGAAACGATTTCAGTTTATAAAGATACCATTGACGACATGCAAAAACTGCTTGGCATTTCTCCAACGCTAGCTGTATGTGATCTGCATCCACTATATGAATCAACAAAATACGCGCTAACTGCTGGCTTACCGGTTATAAAAGTGCAGCATCACTTCGCTCACATAGCTTCAGTAATGGCAGAAAATAATATTACAAGCAGTATAATCGGTGTGGCTTTTGACGGAACCGGATATGGAACTGACGGAACTATCTGGGGCGGCGAATTTCTTATTGCATCCCCTGCGAGCTTTACAAGGGTAGGACATCTTAAGTCTGTTAAATTTATTGGCTCAGACGATTCAATAAAACAGGGCTGGAAATCAGCCTTGTGCCTTTTGAGCGACGCAGGACTTGCCCCGCAGTCCGATAATGCCCGGGAAAAACTTGTGCGAGCCGCTTTGAACAGCGATATTAACACTATTATGTCGTCAAGCATGGGGCGCGTATTCGATGCCGTAAGTTCAATCCTCGGCATATGTCATGAATCAGGCTATGAAGGTCAGTGTGCAATCGAGCTTGAAAATGCAGCAGCAAAGTGTATGAATATAAGTTCTGAACCTACACCATATCCTTTTAATATAAACAGTGAAAACGAAATGTTTATTGCTGACCTGTCCCCATGCCTGCGTTCTATAATGAAAGCTAAAGAAGAGGGTGAGGAAGCTGGTTTTATTGCGTTACGCTTCCACTCTACTGTTTGTCAGCTCATTCTTGACATGTGTAAAATACTTAGAGAAAAATACGACATAAATACTGTTGCATTAAGCGGCGGCGTATTTCAAAATCGTATCATTTTGTCAGGTTCCTTCTCACTATTACAAAAAGACGGCTTTAAAGTATATACAAATGCCATCGTGCCACCTGGGGACGGCGGTATATCTCTCGGTCAGGCTTATATAGGTCTGGCGACAGCATCAGCAAAGGAGAAATAA
- a CDS encoding HypC/HybG/HupF family hydrogenase formation chaperone yields the protein MCIAVPGKLIEIDGKHGKVDVNGNILPVELGVVNAKLGDFLLIHAGCAISVLRNDEKDELTELFSLLDEVVNENN from the coding sequence ATGTGCATTGCAGTGCCAGGTAAACTTATTGAAATAGACGGAAAACACGGAAAAGTTGACGTCAACGGCAATATCCTGCCCGTAGAACTTGGCGTAGTAAACGCAAAATTAGGCGACTTTTTGCTTATCCATGCCGGATGTGCAATTTCAGTTCTAAGAAATGACGAAAAAGACGAGTTGACTGAGCTTTTTTCTTTATTAGACGAGGTCGTAAATGAAAACAATTGA
- the hypD gene encoding hydrogenase formation protein HypD — protein sequence MKTIDDYINEIKSYNGPPLTFMEVCGTHTRSIFEYGIHEILPPNIKLISGPGCPVCVTPSGYIDYAAQLSLRENNILCTFGDMVRVPGSKTSLSRVKASGGKINIMYSPMDVIYWAESNPEKTYIVAAVGFETTLPIYALMLDQIVEKNLMNVKFLTSIKALMPALYWICDNSQKINGFIGPGHVSTIIGADVYKPLCEKYHIPLAVSGFSFEHIVAAIYDLIMQSNNKTNEVHNLYTNAVSKNGNTDAKQKISKYFELSESLWRGLGNINDSGYFLSEEYREFDAGSKNDYLAAEPANCLCGKVIIGQASPHDCPLFKTNCTPLTPVGPCMVSSEGTCGIWFHNQSKNR from the coding sequence ATGAAAACAATTGATGATTATATCAATGAAATTAAAAGTTATAACGGTCCGCCTCTAACTTTTATGGAGGTTTGCGGCACACATACAAGAAGTATTTTCGAATACGGTATACACGAAATTCTGCCTCCGAACATTAAATTAATATCAGGCCCCGGCTGCCCTGTATGCGTCACCCCATCCGGCTATATAGATTATGCGGCACAGCTTTCGTTACGGGAAAACAATATATTATGTACCTTTGGAGATATGGTACGTGTGCCGGGAAGCAAAACTTCTCTGTCAAGAGTCAAAGCATCAGGCGGAAAAATTAATATTATGTATTCTCCGATGGACGTAATATATTGGGCAGAATCAAACCCCGAAAAGACATATATAGTTGCAGCAGTCGGATTTGAGACCACCCTTCCCATATACGCTCTGATGCTAGACCAAATAGTTGAAAAGAATCTTATGAACGTAAAATTTTTAACTTCAATAAAGGCTCTTATGCCGGCTTTATATTGGATTTGTGATAACAGTCAAAAAATCAACGGATTTATAGGGCCCGGGCATGTAAGCACTATTATCGGTGCCGATGTCTATAAGCCTCTCTGCGAAAAATACCATATTCCCCTTGCTGTCAGTGGTTTTAGCTTTGAACATATCGTTGCCGCCATCTATGATTTAATTATGCAGTCTAACAATAAAACTAATGAAGTGCATAATCTTTATACCAATGCCGTCTCCAAGAATGGCAATACTGATGCTAAACAAAAGATTTCAAAATATTTTGAGTTAAGTGAATCTTTATGGCGAGGACTCGGTAATATAAACGATTCGGGATATTTCTTATCTGAAGAATATCGAGAATTTGATGCAGGCAGCAAAAATGATTACTTAGCTGCCGAACCTGCAAACTGCTTATGCGGCAAAGTAATAATAGGACAGGCCAGCCCCCATGACTGTCCGCTTTTTAAAACCAATTGCACACCGCTTACTCCTGTAGGTCCCTGCATGGTATCAAGCGAAGGAACCTGCGGTATATGGTTTCATAATCAATCAAAAAACAGGTGA
- the hypE gene encoding hydrogenase expression/formation protein HypE: protein MKITTAHGGGGKLSAELIHDIFERYFSNSILNEMQDSAVLPIPSDKIAFTTDSFVVNPLFFSGGDIGRLAVCGTVNDLLMRGAIPKYLSAGFILEEGLDTDLLLKVVRSMQLTAKEAGVIVVAGDTKVIEGKGGLYINTSGIGLINDEVDVSAKNVVPNDTVIISGYLGNHHACIMSKRMGIENTIESDCAPLCDMVNGLIENKIHIHAMRDITRGGLATVLNEIALSSCVNIDLFPDLKIADEQVEGFCNILGLDPLYMGNEGKMVVFVPTYDADKALNIIKASKYGKNAKMIGTVKSAPPEVTIKTRSGGTRIIEPLMGEGLPRIC from the coding sequence ATGAAAATTACAACCGCACATGGCGGCGGCGGCAAACTTTCTGCCGAGCTAATCCATGATATATTTGAAAGATATTTTTCTAATAGCATATTAAATGAAATGCAGGATTCTGCGGTATTACCAATCCCATCTGATAAAATCGCATTCACCACAGATTCATTCGTGGTAAACCCGCTGTTTTTTTCCGGTGGAGATATTGGACGCCTAGCTGTCTGCGGGACGGTAAACGATCTTCTTATGCGCGGCGCCATTCCTAAATATCTGTCGGCAGGCTTTATTTTAGAAGAAGGACTAGATACTGATCTTCTTCTAAAAGTTGTAAGATCGATGCAGCTTACAGCCAAAGAAGCCGGCGTTATTGTTGTCGCGGGCGATACAAAAGTAATAGAAGGTAAAGGCGGCTTATATATCAATACTTCCGGAATAGGATTAATAAATGACGAAGTTGATGTAAGCGCCAAAAATGTTGTTCCCAATGATACGGTGATAATAAGCGGATACCTTGGAAATCATCATGCCTGTATCATGTCGAAGCGTATGGGAATTGAAAATACAATAGAAAGTGATTGCGCCCCGTTATGCGATATGGTTAACGGGCTAATAGAAAATAAAATCCATATTCACGCTATGCGTGATATAACCCGCGGCGGGCTTGCCACAGTATTAAACGAAATCGCATTGTCGTCTTGCGTTAATATAGATTTATTTCCCGACTTGAAAATAGCAGATGAACAGGTCGAAGGGTTTTGCAATATTCTTGGGTTAGATCCTCTGTATATGGGAAACGAGGGAAAAATGGTCGTATTCGTACCCACCTACGATGCGGATAAAGCTTTGAATATAATAAAAGCATCAAAATACGGCAAAAATGCGAAGATGATCGGAACTGTTAAATCTGCACCCCCGGAAGTCACTATAAAGACTCGTTCAGGCGGCACAAGAATAATTGAGCCACTGATGGGTGAAGGTCTGCCCAGGATTTGCTAG
- a CDS encoding flagellar motor protein, with product MDISSIIGLITGLGALIIAFLMEGGNLSSLVLPSPFITVFGGTLGAVFLSYRIDDIKKIPKLFMQAMKKSTLNTEQEINTLVAMSEQARREGLLSLEPMISDNQQEPIDPLLKRGITMVIDGVGAQEIHNMLETEIYVAEQSKRNDASIFESAGGFSPTMGVIGTVMGLIHVLSNMGAADELAASIATAFIATFYGVSFANLIYIPIASKLKLQIKSYKMEKEMIIEGILGIRNGENPKILRERLEAYVIKNSTKPKGEVEK from the coding sequence GTGGATATTTCTAGTATCATAGGTTTAATTACAGGACTTGGAGCATTGATAATTGCTTTTTTGATGGAAGGCGGAAATCTGTCATCTTTAGTACTCCCAAGTCCTTTTATCACTGTTTTTGGCGGAACGCTTGGCGCGGTATTTTTATCATACAGGATCGACGATATAAAAAAGATACCAAAATTATTTATGCAAGCCATGAAAAAAAGTACTCTTAACACCGAACAGGAGATAAATACTCTTGTTGCCATGTCTGAACAGGCACGAAGAGAAGGTCTTTTAAGCCTTGAGCCAATGATTAGTGATAATCAGCAGGAACCAATTGACCCCCTCCTAAAAAGAGGAATCACAATGGTTATTGATGGTGTCGGCGCTCAGGAAATACATAACATGCTTGAAACTGAAATATATGTTGCCGAGCAAAGCAAAAGAAATGATGCATCCATTTTTGAATCCGCAGGTGGTTTTTCCCCAACGATGGGTGTTATCGGTACAGTTATGGGGCTAATACACGTCCTGTCTAACATGGGGGCAGCAGATGAACTTGCCGCCTCTATAGCTACTGCTTTCATAGCTACGTTTTACGGCGTATCTTTTGCTAACCTCATCTATATTCCAATCGCCTCAAAGCTAAAATTACAGATAAAATCATATAAAATGGAGAAGGAAATGATAATTGAGGGTATTCTTGGAATCCGTAACGGAGAAAACCCGAAAATTTTGCGTGAAAGACTTGAGGCATACGTTATTAAAAACTCAACAAAACCAAAGGGGGAAGTTGAGAAATGA
- a CDS encoding flagellar motor protein MotB, which produces MTDPNQEVEKENSERWLLTYSDMITLLLALFIVLYSMSNLDAGKYSTMAEELGRVLGGGMPFTGTAYIERNGMFATSNTSDKTKSNDEGLGKNGQQNQAGTGQNGNSQTPSDKFDQTYNELKEKVGQSGVDLEKTESSINMRFKDSVLFYGDSSRMKPAALPVLQKLGSTLQSIKPIIDHIEVDGHTADVFIKDDNYFSWQLSADRAIAVLKYLSESCNLPVEKMSIGGFSHYVPIKSNNTEEGRSANRRVEIKITRIQENTSN; this is translated from the coding sequence ATGACAGATCCAAACCAGGAGGTCGAAAAGGAAAATAGCGAAAGATGGCTTCTTACCTATTCAGATATGATCACGCTTCTACTTGCACTGTTTATTGTATTATATTCAATGAGTAACCTTGATGCCGGAAAATACAGTACAATGGCTGAGGAACTGGGTAGGGTTCTTGGTGGCGGAATGCCGTTTACGGGCACTGCCTACATAGAGCGAAACGGAATGTTTGCAACTTCCAACACGAGCGATAAGACAAAAAGCAACGATGAAGGTCTGGGTAAAAACGGGCAGCAGAACCAAGCAGGAACAGGTCAGAATGGGAATTCGCAGACCCCCTCAGATAAATTCGATCAGACATATAACGAATTAAAGGAAAAAGTGGGACAAAGCGGCGTTGATCTTGAAAAAACAGAAAGCAGTATCAACATGCGTTTTAAGGATAGTGTTTTATTTTACGGTGACAGTTCGAGAATGAAACCTGCTGCTTTGCCTGTTCTTCAAAAACTCGGCAGTACTTTACAAAGCATCAAACCAATAATCGACCACATAGAAGTTGACGGTCATACAGCTGATGTTTTTATAAAAGATGATAATTATTTTTCATGGCAGTTATCCGCCGATCGTGCGATAGCGGTTTTAAAATATTTATCTGAAAGTTGTAATCTTCCGGTAGAAAAAATGTCAATAGGCGGATTTTCTCATTATGTACCCATAAAAAGTAATAATACCGAAGAAGGCCGCTCAGCTAACAGGCGTGTCGAAATTAAAATAACCAGAATACAAGAAAATACAAGTAATTAA
- a CDS encoding oligosaccharide flippase family protein, producing the protein MKKVKLLLINVIIVSATSLIIRTVGISFQVYISNKIGPMGIGLFQLITSIYSFAITFSISGVRLATTRLVAEELGKNKRSQAKKALRICFTYASGFGITASVILFFSAGFIGKNLLNDLRTVSSLKILAFSLPLIAISSVLSGYFTAVRRVAKTAVVQIFEQLISIGVTIACFTVFSPNSIEGACIAIVIGSCAGELTSFLFLLLLFYFDVRRYQEIKRSSKLLSRMIKIAMPVALGAYISSGMRTVQQLLIPYGFKKSGASSESALSAYGTVNGMAMPVIMYPSVLFYTLSDLIVPELAECKVQGKTDRINSITTKLFNLGMIASLCIMSVFLFYSGELSSVIYNNNSTAYLMRILSPLVPLMYLDTLVDGVLKGIGEQVRTMYYNSFESFISVILIYFLLPRYALNGYIFTIIFARALNFSLSCNRLIKVTDFRISIKNILKSVFSIIGSFNITCLISYFIKNMICSKVSALLIHITLFTLFYFLILIIISDYKKLNKKSLFSINT; encoded by the coding sequence ATGAAGAAAGTTAAATTATTATTAATAAATGTAATAATCGTTTCAGCAACTTCGTTAATCATACGAACGGTTGGAATTTCGTTTCAAGTCTACATTTCAAATAAAATAGGTCCAATGGGTATAGGACTTTTTCAACTTATAACATCTATATATTCTTTTGCAATTACATTTTCAATATCCGGTGTGCGTCTTGCGACAACAAGATTAGTCGCAGAAGAATTAGGCAAGAATAAGCGCTCCCAGGCAAAAAAAGCGCTGAGAATATGTTTTACATATGCGTCCGGATTTGGAATAACAGCATCGGTAATTTTATTTTTTAGTGCAGGCTTTATCGGCAAAAATTTACTAAACGACTTACGAACAGTATCTTCATTAAAAATTTTAGCCTTTAGCCTGCCTCTTATCGCAATTTCTTCTGTGCTAAGCGGTTATTTCACTGCTGTCCGCAGGGTTGCCAAAACAGCTGTTGTTCAAATATTTGAACAGCTCATATCAATTGGCGTTACTATAGCCTGCTTTACAGTTTTTTCGCCTAATAGTATTGAAGGTGCCTGTATCGCAATAGTTATAGGATCTTGTGCCGGAGAATTGACATCATTTTTATTTCTTTTATTACTTTTTTATTTTGACGTTAGAAGATATCAAGAAATCAAACGCTCAAGTAAACTTTTATCCCGTATGATAAAAATCGCGATGCCCGTTGCATTAGGCGCATATATTTCGTCAGGCATGCGCACAGTACAGCAACTTTTAATTCCATACGGATTTAAAAAAAGCGGGGCTTCAAGTGAATCGGCACTCTCCGCTTATGGCACTGTGAATGGCATGGCTATGCCGGTTATCATGTACCCATCGGTATTATTTTATACCCTTTCCGATTTGATCGTCCCGGAACTAGCGGAATGTAAGGTTCAGGGCAAAACTGACCGGATAAACAGCATAACAACGAAATTATTTAATTTAGGTATGATTGCATCTTTATGTATAATGAGTGTCTTTTTATTTTATTCTGGTGAGCTCAGCTCAGTTATATATAACAACAACAGCACGGCATATTTGATGCGTATACTGTCTCCATTAGTGCCCCTTATGTATCTCGATACCCTTGTTGATGGGGTCCTAAAGGGTATCGGCGAGCAGGTAAGGACAATGTATTACAACAGCTTTGAATCCTTTATAAGCGTTATTTTAATATATTTCCTGCTTCCGCGATATGCTTTAAACGGATACATTTTTACAATTATTTTTGCAAGAGCACTAAACTTCTCATTAAGCTGCAACCGGCTTATAAAGGTTACTGATTTTAGAATAAGCATAAAAAATATTTTAAAATCAGTCTTTAGTATAATAGGCTCATTTAACATTACCTGTTTGATATCATATTTTATAAAAAATATGATTTGTTCGAAAGTATCGGCTCTTCTGATACATATTACATTATTTACGCTATTCTATTTTTTGATTTTAATAATTATCTCTGATTATAAAAAACTGAATAAAAAATCTTTATTTAGCATCAATACTTAA
- a CDS encoding DUF4118 domain-containing protein: protein MESYDNEQTNRASNKNVNSRFLVCIGPSPSSAKCIQWAARAAEAFSSPWTVLFVETPGEEYYSKQDNDNIQKNLELAAKLGGQITVLPGYDVAATIAEYAKLTGITNIVIGKSRKRKNIINFFEKNLEDKLLLLLSDIEIYILPDNSIKTYRKTKLSNLLKNLYFSWIDTFKTVVTLVITTLLSLALREIGLGDQNVMLLYILSVLIVSRITSGYIYGVIVSLLSVLLLNFLFIKPYYTFNITQQGYPLTLLIMLLVAFITSALMLRMKAQAKNAVSRERKTEGLYEINKKLLATRGLENIINLTNDYISKLFDRSVVFYSSDPENGGKGILTQSEKDPDASALLNSDEEKKAVHWIFMNKKRAGAGTDAFTSAQALYMPILSQGNVLGVFGISCLNGLKLSHENSVYLRVISSLVAMALERQHLSDEQRTIIIESEKEKMRSNLLRAISHDLRTPLTAILGASSAILENKDIGLQTHNKLVSGIKEDSQWLIRMVENLLSVTRINESSMNVKKSPEAVEEIVAESVLRVKSKFKDCNIKVSVPDDLLIVPMDGTLIEQVIINLLENAIKHTPENSMIELTVSKSGNSAVFQVSDSGKGISEQDLPYIFEGYTAKNNPDSTRGMGIGLSICRTIVTAHGGKIEAENKAGSGAIFRFILPIEENKFNE, encoded by the coding sequence GTGGAGAGTTATGATAATGAACAAACAAATAGAGCTTCGAATAAGAACGTTAATTCCAGGTTTCTAGTATGTATAGGGCCTTCCCCTTCTTCTGCTAAATGTATACAATGGGCCGCAAGAGCCGCCGAGGCATTCAGCTCCCCTTGGACTGTTCTTTTTGTTGAAACTCCAGGTGAAGAATATTATTCAAAACAGGATAATGATAATATTCAAAAAAATCTAGAGCTTGCGGCAAAGCTCGGCGGTCAAATCACGGTACTCCCGGGCTATGATGTCGCCGCTACAATAGCTGAGTATGCTAAACTTACCGGAATAACTAATATTGTTATTGGCAAAAGCAGAAAAAGAAAAAACATAATTAATTTTTTTGAAAAAAATTTAGAGGACAAGCTTCTATTACTGCTGTCTGACATAGAAATTTATATTTTACCAGATAACAGTATTAAAACTTATAGAAAAACAAAGTTATCAAATTTGCTGAAAAACCTGTATTTTTCTTGGATCGATACATTTAAAACAGTTGTAACACTAGTTATTACAACACTGTTATCCTTGGCTTTAAGAGAGATTGGACTGGGCGATCAAAATGTAATGCTGCTTTATATCCTTTCTGTATTAATTGTCTCGAGAATTACTTCTGGTTATATCTACGGTGTAATTGTGTCTTTACTAAGTGTACTACTTTTAAACTTTTTATTTATAAAACCCTATTATACTTTTAATATTACTCAGCAGGGATACCCTTTAACCTTGCTAATTATGCTTTTAGTGGCGTTTATAACAAGCGCTTTAATGCTTCGAATGAAAGCTCAGGCTAAAAATGCCGTTTCCAGAGAAAGAAAAACCGAGGGTCTCTATGAAATAAACAAAAAACTTCTTGCAACAAGAGGGTTAGAAAATATAATAAACTTAACAAATGATTATATTAGCAAATTATTCGATCGTTCAGTGGTGTTTTATTCCAGCGACCCCGAAAATGGCGGAAAAGGAATTCTTACACAGTCGGAAAAAGACCCAGACGCATCTGCCCTTTTAAACTCTGATGAAGAAAAAAAGGCTGTGCACTGGATCTTTATGAATAAAAAACGCGCAGGGGCGGGCACCGATGCTTTCACCTCTGCACAAGCATTATACATGCCAATATTATCGCAGGGAAACGTTTTAGGCGTGTTTGGGATATCATGTTTGAATGGATTAAAACTCAGCCATGAAAATAGTGTTTATTTAAGAGTAATCTCATCATTAGTTGCAATGGCTCTTGAAAGACAACATTTATCGGATGAACAAAGAACTATAATAATCGAGTCAGAAAAGGAAAAAATGAGAAGTAATTTGCTTCGTGCAATATCCCACGACTTGCGAACCCCTCTAACTGCTATTTTGGGGGCAAGCTCAGCCATTCTAGAGAATAAAGATATCGGTCTGCAAACGCATAATAAACTTGTAAGCGGTATAAAAGAGGATTCACAGTGGCTTATAAGAATGGTTGAAAATCTTCTTTCGGTTACTAGGATTAATGAATCTTCAATGAATGTCAAAAAATCGCCTGAGGCCGTAGAAGAAATAGTTGCAGAATCAGTATTAAGAGTAAAAAGTAAATTTAAAGACTGCAATATAAAAGTGTCTGTCCCAGATGATCTTCTTATCGTCCCTATGGATGGGACTTTAATCGAGCAGGTCATCATAAATCTTTTAGAAAACGCTATTAAACACACTCCTGAAAATTCTATGATTGAATTAACTGTTAGTAAATCAGGTAACTCGGCCGTTTTTCAAGTCTCAGACAGCGGAAAAGGGATTTCAGAGCAGGATTTGCCATATATTTTTGAGGGTTATACAGCTAAAAACAATCCTGACTCAACCCGTGGTATGGGTATAGGCCTTTCGATATGTAGGACCATAGTTACAGCACATGGAGGAAAAATCGAGGCTGAAAACAAAGCTGGCTCTGGCGCGATATTCAGATTTATACTTCCGATAGAGGAGAATAAGTTTAATGAATAA